The following nucleotide sequence is from Raphanus sativus cultivar WK10039 unplaced genomic scaffold, ASM80110v3 Scaffold0417, whole genome shotgun sequence.
ACACACATCGTTTCATTAATCCGACGTGGCGGACGTAGAGACTATGAGTTTCCAGCATGTCATCTGATGTGGCGTaaggaagagagaaagaagtgtattttatataaatagatatatatatatatattatatatatggcCTATTTTTTTAGCAGGGTCGGTTTGAGATACTGTCGCTGTCTGGTACTTTTGTGGAAACAGAGAATCAAGGTTCAAGAGGCCAATCTGGTGGCATGAGCGTCTCTTTGGCGGGTCCTGATGGACGTGTTGTTGGTGGTGGCGTGGCTGGCTTGCTCATTGCAGCCACTCCTATTCAGGTCACCCATCATTAATTAGGCTTATATTCTTGACTCTCCAAGTCTCACCAAGATTGTTGTGTTtccttttgaaaaaaaaaaacaggttgtTGTTGGCAGTTTTGTAACGAGTGATCAGCAAGAACATCAGAAACCACCAAGGAAGCAACGAGTCGAACATACCACCTCAGCAACAACGGTCATGTCATTGCCTCCGCCCCCTCCTCCTCCTGCTTCGTCAAACCCAGAGAGGGAGCAGCCACTGCCATCATCATTCGGCATTTCCAGCTGGACCAACGGACAGGACTACTCGAGAAGCTCAGACACTGACATCAACGTATCTTTACCGGCCCGTCCGTACAATCTTTAGAAGGGATTGTTGAAGCTGAATGTTACTACTGTACGCTTTTCTTGTACTCCAAGTTAATCATCTGTCCTTTAGTAAACGACCTGAGCTTCTTCTACTTATTGTAACTTTCGCAGTCGGCTTAAGTTGTTCTTTTAGTACTCCAACTGCCAGTTTCCGTTGGATGAATATGTGTGACACTCTTTATCCATACATATATGTTCTGATGATGAATATGCTTACATTACTTTTATTGGTGAGGACAAAACATATTCATATGATGTATTATAGCACCACATTTAAAATcgttgacatatatatatatatatataaacttaataTTGAACAAAAACCACAAGAATAATTTAATTAACAAGGTTTAGAACTGCTAACATGCGTTAACTCGCCTTTAAAACAAATCCACTTTGTAACATATATATACCAATTGCAAAAGAAATCTATAAAAAACCATCATCATGCCTATGTTACCtcattataagaaaaaaaaacgatggTTGCTCGTGGAGTAACTGTAAAATGTTACACCATTCTTATTAGTTGTGTTGTTACATCAATGATTCTTGGAAATGAAATGTGCGATCAAACGCcgccactacaagaaaacacccGGAATTCCGACGGCGGTTCCGACGGACACAAAAGTCGTCGGATATATATAACCGTTGGGGTCGTCGGAAATTCGTCGGTGTATTCTGATGGAATACCGACGACATAAGATTTCATAAAAGTTTCGAtatgtcctcggtaatccgtcagaGTCCAGTccgtcggaatgtcgtcggtattttctgacggattaccaAGGACAtgtgtttctacaaaatttcaaacatgaaaatctacaaatttatatgtcaaaagtatgaaaataacACATGATA
It contains:
- the LOC130502085 gene encoding AT-hook motif nuclear-localized protein 7-like, giving the protein MSFQHQGRFEILSLSGTFVETENQGSRGQSGGMSVSLAGPDGRVVGGGVAGLLIAATPIQVVVGSFVTSDQQEHQKPPRKQRVEHTTSATTVMSLPPPPPPPASSNPEREQPLPSSFGISSWTNGQDYSRSSDTDINVSLPARPYNL